AACGGCGTCTCCCGGCCTTGCAGATAAGCCAGCATTTGTTCCAGCGCCTTGCCCCAGCCAGCCTCGAAGCCCATCGCCGCGTGTTGCTCGCGGCCGGCCGGGTCGGCGTGCAGTACGGTGGCTCGATACCAGGTGCCTTGCGGGTGCTCGCTCAGTTCGATGATGCCGGTCATCGCAAACCCGCCGCAAGGCGCCGCATCAGCGGAACCGAACTGCTTGGGCCGAAAGCCCGGTAATAGCGCGTTGGTCCAGACCAGGCGCCGGTTTTCGACGATTTCCAGGTAGCAGCCGACATTGGGAAATTCGGCGCCTTCCGGCGAACGCATCGTGGTCAGAAAGGCGCCGCCGGGTCTCAAGTCGATTTCGCAGACTACGGTCTGCCACGGCAGCGGGCAAAACCACGGCATCAGGTGTTTCGGCACGGTCCAGGCCTGCCAGATTTGCGCTTTGGGCAGGTCGACGCTGCGTTCGAATACCAGGTCGAGTTGCGGATTGAATACAGCCATTGGGTGTCTCCTAAAAATAATGTCAGGCCGCGGCGGCGGCTCGTTCCAGTGCGGCGATGTCGATCTTGGCCATTGGCAGCATCGCTTGCATCGCTCTCGCGGCCTTGGCCGGATAGGGGTCGCCGAGCAGGCGGCCCAGGGCGGTCGGTACGACTTGCCAAGGCACGCGGAAGCGGTCGGCCAGCCAGCCGCATTGGTTCGGTCGGCCACCCTCGGACAGTTTGTCCCAGTAGTAGTCCACTTCGTCCTGGGTATCGCAGTTGACGACAAACGATATTGCCTGATTGAAACCGAATGCCGGGCCGCCGTTCAACGCGACGAACTCCTGGCCGTTCAGCACAAACCCGGCCGTCATCAGCGTGCCTTCCGGCAGCGGCGCTCCGGCCGGGTAACGGCTGAGGTTCAGCACTTTGCCGTCTTCGAATACCGACAGGTAGAAATTCATGGCTTGTTCGGCCTGGTCGTTAAACCACAGAAACGGCGTGATTTTTGCCATCGCCGCGTCACGCGCAGTCGCCGCCGGCGGCGAG
Above is a window of Methylomonas koyamae DNA encoding:
- a CDS encoding SRPBCC family protein; the encoded protein is MAVFNPQLDLVFERSVDLPKAQIWQAWTVPKHLMPWFCPLPWQTVVCEIDLRPGGAFLTTMRSPEGAEFPNVGCYLEIVENRRLVWTNALLPGFRPKQFGSADAAPCGGFAMTGIIELSEHPQGTWYRATVLHADPAGREQHAAMGFEAGWGKALEQMLAYLQGRETPL
- a CDS encoding VOC family protein, which codes for MAKITPFLWFNDQAEQAMNFYLSVFEDGKVLNLSRYPAGAPLPEGTLMTAGFVLNGQEFVALNGGPAFGFNQAISFVVNCDTQDEVDYYWDKLSEGGRPNQCGWLADRFRVPWQVVPTALGRLLGDPYPAKAARAMQAMLPMAKIDIAALERAAAAA